In Desulfobulbaceae bacterium, the sequence TTGGTCTGAGACTCAAAGATAGGGTCCTTGATCTTGACCGCGATGGCGCCGACAATACCGTCACGGACATCCTCACCCATGAATTTCTTGCCGGAGAACTCGTTAACGCCTTTTAAAATACCTTCCCTAAAGGCCGAGAGATGAGTGCCGCCCTCATTGGTAAAGGTCCCGTTGACAAAAGAGAAGTAGTTTTCACCGTAGCCGTCGGTGTGGGAGAAAGTAAACTCCAGGGTCTCATCTTTAAAGTGGATAAAATCGTAAAGCTGAGTCCCCTTGATCTCGTTATTTAAAAGATCAAGGAGTCCGTTATTTGACAAAAAACACTCCTCGCCAAAATAGAGCTTGAGTCCGGCATTGAGATAAGCATACCGCCACAAGCGCTTACGGATAAACTCCAGATAAAAGGTGAACCCTTCAAAAAGCTCAGGATCAGGCATGAACTCGATCAAGGTGCCGTCCTTTTCGCTGCTTGTACCGTTCCCCTGATCCACAATCTTTCCCCGGCAGAACCGAGCCGTGGCGAACTGCCCCTCGCGAAACGAGGTCACCACAAAGTCACTCGACAGGGCATTGACTGCCTTGGTGCCTACCCCGTTAAGGCCGACCGAAAATTGAAACACATCGGTATTATATTTGGCGCCGGTATTGATCACCGATACACATTCAACAATCTTGCCTAAGGGTATTCCCCGACCATAGTCCCGCACCCGAACCCTATTCCCTTCGTTGATGCTGATATCGACCCGCTTCCCCACTCCCATGATAAACTCATCAACCGCGTTATCGATGATCTCTTTAAGCAGAATGTAAATACCGTCGTCGGGATGAGATCCGTTGCCAAGGCGACCGATATACATCCCCGGGCGGAGACGGATATGCTCCAGAGAACTTAAGGTCTTGATCTTTGATTCATCGTAGGTTGTTGATGCAGTATTCATGAACAGTCACAGGACAGACGGATTGAAAGTACATAAGGGCCTCGGAGACAATACAGTATCCCAAGATTGCGCAGAATTTCAGGTCGAATTCGACTGACAGCAACAGGTGTATAGCCAAACTAGTACCCATTGCCGTGACAAAAAAGTCTCCCTAAAAAACGAACAATATTAAGATGATGATTATGATGCGACCCTCACGGGAATGGACATATGAAGCCAGGACGAAGGACAGGCGGATACTACCCCACAACTCCGGATGACTCAAGACTTCCGTTTGTATATCGCGCTTTCCCGGGGTCCGCAATCATTTTTCACGGCCAGTCAATTTGGTTTGACCACAACAGCGAGGCATTGTAAATAGTGCCTTAAGAGTGAAATACTCCTCTGGTGTTTGCTCACAACACCAAGCAAGAGTGAAATACTCCTCTGGTGTTTGCTCACAACACCAAGCAGTGGACCAGACAAATGCAGGCATCAAGGTGCTTATCTTTTTTTCTAATTTACGGCAACATCATGGAGTGGAGAGACAATGGCCAGCAATCTAAATGAGATATTTAATCAGGAAACTTTAACCACACTATTCCCACCAGCACGAAGCAATGATTTTTTTGAGGCCCTATTCGGTGACGCCTCAGAAGGGGCCTACGACATTGTCCTTACCTACGCCGGCTCACCCGATGGCCATACCTACCACTTTGAACTGCACCTGAAACAGCGTCCCGGCCAATGCTTGGCCTGCAACCTCACCTACGGCCTGCCCGAAGTCTTCTCCCGGCACCCGATCATCAACATCAAAGGGTTGGTTGCGGCGATAGCAGAAAAAATTAACGTCAATCCTGAAAAAATCACCTGGCAGCTCAAGGCCACCAAATCCATCTCCAAAGAATTACATATCATCCCGCTTCACCTTACCATTGTCCCATAAACCAACGACCACATATCCCAATTACGTGCCCTAAAGCAACAAGGGCACTTGATCAAAATACCGCCCCACCTCCTGGGGGCGGTGAGCATCGGAACCAAGCGCCAAAGGAATACCAAGAGCAATGGCCTTGGCGACAAGCCACGAGGGTGGATAGGGTTCCTCGCGCCGGTGAGCGAACCCCGAGGTGTTAATTTCAAGAGCAATGCCCCTGTCCGCCAACTCTTCAAGAATACTAAGCATCTGAAGGCGATGACCGGCATTAAAGCATATTTCAGGATGATGGCGAAGGGCAGCATCTAAATGACAGAGCACCGTGACCGGCAACTTCGCCACAGCCTCTCGCAAACCATCAAGATAGGTGCTAACAATAGCCGCCACCCCAATCCGGGAAAACTCATTCAGATTTTCTTCCTTGCGACTTAGCATATTAAGATATCGCCCTTCATGACCCATAAAATGATACGAAAGGCCAACCCGGTCCCATTGGTAGCTCTGCAAAAAAGCAATAGTCTCTTCGACCCGTTCCGGATTATAGCCAACTTCAACCCCTAACCCGATCTCTATTTCCCCTTGATATCTCCGTTGTAAATCCCGGCCTGTAACAAAATAATTCTTGAAATCGGCAAGAGTCAGCCAAGTAGTTTCAAAATAACGAATACCAGCCTCAAAATGTTCCAAAAAAATTATTCGTCGCAAGCCCTTGGCAATAGCAGCGAGAACATAGTCCTCCATTTCCCCAATCGCATGGTGGCAATAGCGGGTATGGACATGGCCATCGGTCTTCAGATCCAGAGTTATCATACTGAGCTCCAAGTTACAGAGACATAAACATAAAGGGACGAACAAGTATAGGCGCTACGTAAGCCCCAAGCCAAACGCCTTTCCTTACAATCGTCAAGACCTTTGATCTACAAACGCAGTTTAGTTTATTGATCCTCTCCACTCCGCAATCAGTATCCAATAAATACCCTCCTCCAGTTATTCTTGAAGGCGCCACATATAGGCGCAGACTTCGAAGAGTCCGTTTTACTTAAGTAGCGTTCCACCCTGCCTGGGGCAGGGGTTTATCATAAAGTAACTTTTTTCTAATTCCTGAAACACTGGCGACCGGCGCTTCAGTTCGGTGCAAGTATTTTACTGGCAATTAAAATTAAGTTACATGGAAGCTGTACAGTCTTTAGCCATCCCATGACTTTATTACGAGATTGTTAATTTTCTCACAAAAAAAACAAATCAATTGACACAGGCACTAGTAATTGGGTAATTATGAAAATTCATTATTTATATCATTGATTACAGTCTATGTATTCATTCTATAAAGTTTAATTTACATAAAAAATCAATGAATCCGCAACGATCCCACGGAAGATATATCAACGCGCTATTCCTTTTCTTTTTTCTGTTTTCTGCCAATGCTCTATGTTACGGCTTCCATTTTATCGATGAATTCGGGCATGACCACACAGTAACAGGCAATACTTCCGAAAACAATAATCCCTCCCCTGCTTCATTTGCAAGCACATCAAATCATCACCACAATGACACCAACGGAGACCACCACGAGGAAGAAGAATCCTGCTGTGACAGCCATTCACACTCTTTTCTCTCCTTCCAGCCTCACTGCATCAGCCACATTCCTAGCCTTAGTTCTCGCCCAACTTTAGAGCCTTTCCAATTCATCCCCGACGTATATCTGGACAAACCAATCCGTCCGCAAAACCTCATTTAAACCGCTGGAACATAAGCTGCAAACTAGTCATCCAACTTAGGGACACGTGCGCCTTGCATCCGGACTAGCAGACACAGCTTAACCCCAGCACCCACACACCTCTCGCTTCAATTTATTGCAGCTGTAAAATTCGTCCAGATCATTTGTTATAAAAAAGAAATTTTACCGCGTGAAACCAGTGTGTTGTAACCAAAAACATCTTGGCACAGCACCCATAGCCATACTTGTATCTACTGATTGACACGGCCTGCCGTTACTCTTTCAGCAGATGCATGAAACAGGAGATTGAAATTGAAAAAACCACTTTACAAATGGGTGTTATTCCCTGCAACCGGAATAGCACTCCTACTGATGACAACGCCTCTTTGGGGCCAAGATAAACCAATAAATCTACAAAGTGCCATTTCTGCCGCATTAAACAATTACGGTGAACTAAACGCGCTCAGGGAGGAAAGAGGCATGAACGAGGCGGCCATAACTAAAGCTGAGCTCCATCCCAATCCCGTTTTTGAGGCAGGAGGAAGTTCCGGCATCCTTACCGGCGCCAACCATGAAAACAGCCTATACATAAATATCTCCCAAGAATTTATTACCGGAGGAAAGCGAGAAAAACGATCTCGCATAGCTCAAAAAGAGCTAGATAGCTTCGACAGCAGGATCATTGATGCTGAGCGACTGCTGAAACTGAAGGTCAAAATGGTTTATTACGATCTCTTGCTGGCGAACAAACTGTACCATCTGGCACAAACGGTAAACGAGAGAAATCTCCGCCTTCTCGGAATAACCGAGGAAAGGCTTGCCAACGGTGAAGTGGCGGAACTTGACGTAAACCTTGTCAAGGTGGAGACCTCCCGCAGCGAAGGCAGGAAGATTGATGCCGAGCAGGAAATGACGTCAGCGCAACAACAGCTTTTGTTGCTCATCGGATCTCAACCGGACGTAAATCTAAAACCTAATGATTCACTTGATGCTGGAGTATTCGAAAAGGAACTTATTGATTTGAAAAAACTGGCCATAGAAAACAGACCCAGCCTTAAGGCCTTGAAAAGTGAGGCGGAGAGCGCAAAGATGGAGGTACTTCTTGCCAAAGCCGAACGCCGTCCAAACGTTACGGCGGGGCTTTCATACAGCCGAGAAAATTCTCTTACTTCTCTAGATGGAATGGAGGAGAAAAGTACCGACAACCTGATTGGGTTGAAGGTCTCCATTCCTCTTCCTGTTTTCGACACCAACCAAGGAGGCGTCATACAGGCAAACTCCAGAAAAAACAGCACCCAAAGCCGTTACATTTTTGCGCTGAAGATTATTGAACAGGAGGTTGAAATGGCGCATACACGGCTCACCTCTGCGAAAAAAGCCATTGAACTGTACCGCGCCGGAATATTACCACAATTGGAGCAAAACTTGACGATAATTGAAGATGCTTATCAGTTAGGTGAGGTAGGGATCATCGCCCCAATTGAGGAACAAAAAAAATTCCTCGACGTGAGTGAAAAATATCTCATGGCACTCTACAACTGGAACACCGCAGTCGCTAAAGTGGAAGCGGCCACAGGACTTGAACTCAAGAAAGAATACGGAGAAAACTAATGAACCCTTACATAACCGCCATCAAACACCTTGGAATACTGTTGACATTTCTTTTCATGACCACCGGATGTACAAGCAATCCACAAGCCACTGCAGCACCCACTGGAGATGAAACAGAAGCGATCAGTGTCAGCACCACAACCTATTCCGCCAAAAGTGAACTGTTCATGGAATATGACCAGCCACTAGTAGGGGAAGAGGTAAGCTTTCTCGTCCACC encodes:
- a CDS encoding TolC family protein, whose translation is MTTPLWGQDKPINLQSAISAALNNYGELNALREERGMNEAAITKAELHPNPVFEAGGSSGILTGANHENSLYINISQEFITGGKREKRSRIAQKELDSFDSRIIDAERLLKLKVKMVYYDLLLANKLYHLAQTVNERNLRLLGITEERLANGEVAELDVNLVKVETSRSEGRKIDAEQEMTSAQQQLLLLIGSQPDVNLKPNDSLDAGVFEKELIDLKKLAIENRPSLKALKSEAESAKMEVLLAKAERRPNVTAGLSYSRENSLTSLDGMEEKSTDNLIGLKVSIPLPVFDTNQGGVIQANSRKNSTQSRYIFALKIIEQEVEMAHTRLTSAKKAIELYRAGILPQLEQNLTIIEDAYQLGEVGIIAPIEEQKKFLDVSEKYLMALYNWNTAVAKVEAATGLELKKEYGEN
- a CDS encoding histidinol-phosphatase gives rise to the protein MITLDLKTDGHVHTRYCHHAIGEMEDYVLAAIAKGLRRIIFLEHFEAGIRYFETTWLTLADFKNYFVTGRDLQRRYQGEIEIGLGVEVGYNPERVEETIAFLQSYQWDRVGLSYHFMGHEGRYLNMLSRKEENLNEFSRIGVAAIVSTYLDGLREAVAKLPVTVLCHLDAALRHHPEICFNAGHRLQMLSILEELADRGIALEINTSGFAHRREEPYPPSWLVAKAIALGIPLALGSDAHRPQEVGRYFDQVPLLL
- a CDS encoding pancreas/duodenum homeobox protein 1; translation: MASNLNEIFNQETLTTLFPPARSNDFFEALFGDASEGAYDIVLTYAGSPDGHTYHFELHLKQRPGQCLACNLTYGLPEVFSRHPIINIKGLVAAIAEKINVNPEKITWQLKATKSISKELHIIPLHLTIVP
- a CDS encoding type IIA DNA topoisomerase subunit B, which encodes MNTASTTYDESKIKTLSSLEHIRLRPGMYIGRLGNGSHPDDGIYILLKEIIDNAVDEFIMGVGKRVDISINEGNRVRVRDYGRGIPLGKIVECVSVINTGAKYNTDVFQFSVGLNGVGTKAVNALSSDFVVTSFREGQFATARFCRGKIVDQGNGTSSEKDGTLIEFMPDPELFEGFTFYLEFIRKRLWRYAYLNAGLKLYFGEECFLSNNGLLDLLNNEIKGTQLYDFIHFKDETLEFTFSHTDGYGENYFSFVNGTFTNEGGTHLSAFREGILKGVNEFSGKKFMGEDVRDGIVGAIAVKIKDPIFESQTKNKLGNTDIRGGIVTKIRDAVCEYLYKHTEMAELILDKIQQNAKIRKDLQDVRKEAKAKAKKVAIKVPQLKDCKYHPTRENPSPPGRENMVFITEGQSASGSIVTARDPMTQAVFSLKGKPMNVYAQSMTLLYKNEEMYNLMQALNIEESVGGLRFDRVILATDADVDGLHIRNLILTFFLHYFENLVKRGHIYILETPIFRVRDKDETVYCYSEEEKKKAEKRLAGSGKVKKRVEITRFKGLGEISPREFKQFIGDNMRLQQVQIDTLSEVPQILTFYMGKNTPERKDYIMGKLAEYLEG